AAATGCTTCACAAGCCTGGTCCGGGGAGGAGTCTAAGACCGCGAAACGGCCGGCAACCGGTTAGGTGAACCTAACTTGCCGAGGTAGGCGTGGTGGCTACGTCCGGCGGCTCGTTCAGGTGCGGTCCTCCCCGTCGCGCTGCGCGGGCCGGCGCTCGATCGGTCCCGGCGTGACCGGTCCCGGCTCACCCGGATGCGGATCGGCCGGATGCGGGTCCACCGGATGCGGATCGGTCGGCCGGGGCTCGGCCGGATGCGGATCACCCGGACCGGGGCCGGCCGGATGCGGGTCGGCCGGACCGGGCCGACCCGGTTGCGGTTCACCCGGCTGCGGCTGTGCCGGATGCGGCTCGGGCGGAGTCGGCACGGCGGGGTGCGGCTCCACCGGCAGGCCGTCGGCCCGGGGCGCGCCGGCCCCGTTCGACCGGCTCGGCTGGGTGGCGATGCCGGCGGCGTACGGGTCGCCGGCCGAGGAGCGGTCCCGCAGCAACTCGCCGCCGTTGCCGTCCCGTTCCGACACCGGCTCGGTCGGGTACGGCCCGTCGTCGAGTTCCGGCATCCGCTCGCCGACGTCGCTCGCCCGCTCGTTCTCGTACGGCAGTTGTTCCCGGAGTGTTCCGCCACTGACCCGGTCGAGCGCGGCGAGCACCTCGGCGACCACGGTCCGCACGGTGACCGGGTCCGGGCCGGCCAGCTCCCGGATCTGGGCGATCAACTCGGCCGCCTCAGCCTCGGGCCCCGACGCCTCGCCGTGCGCGCTTCCCGGCGTTCCGTCCGCGCTCACGGGCGCCCCGTTCATGCTCTCCGGCGCCCCGTTCGCGCTCTCCGGCGTTCCGTCCGCCGCCCGGTCGGCCGACCCGGCGCCCTCGGGGGTGTGATGTCCCCGACTCGTCTGTCCGGCGTGCTCCGGCGGGTTCGCGGCCTCCGGCGGGTTCGCGGCCTCCGGCGTTCTGGAGGTCGGCTGCTCCTCGCCGTCGACCTGCCGGTCTGCGCCCGTCATGGGCGCAGCCTACGGGCTCAAAAGCCCCTTTGCCGATTAAACCGACCATAAGGCATTGGACCTGATGAAACTTCAGGAACGAGTGGCCCGGTGCAGGGCGACGATGCCGCCGGTCAGGTTCCGCCACGCCACCCGCTGCCAGCCCGCCCGCGCGATCTGCCCGGCCAGCCCCGCCTGGTCCGGCCAGGCCCGGACCGACTCGGCGAGATAGACGTACGCGTCCGGGTTGCTGGCCACCGCCCGGGCCACCGCCGGCAGGGAACGCATCAGGTAGGACAGGTAGACGGTCCGGAAGACCGGGTTCGTCGGCGTACTGAACTCGCAGACCACCAGCCGGCCACCCGGCCGGGTCACCCGGGCCATCTCCCGGAGCGCCGCCTCGGTGTCCACCACGTTCCGCAGGGCCAGCGAGATGGTGACCGCGTCGAACGACTCGTCGGGAAACGGCAGCCGTAGCGCGTCACCGGCCAGCAGCGGCACCTCGGGCCGGACCCGCCGGCCGGCCCGGAGCATTCCGATGGAGAGATCCAGCCCTACCGCGTACGCCCCGGAGGTGGCCAGTTCGGCGGTGGAGACACCGGTGCCGGCGCCCACGTCGAGCACCTGGTCACCCGGCTTCAGGTCGAGCGCCGCCAGGGTGGCCCGACGCCAGCGCCGGTCCTGCCCGAACGAGATCACGGTGTTGGTCAGGTCATACCGGGACGCCACCTCGTCGAACATCGCCGCGACCTCGTGCGGCTGCTTGTCCAGGCTGGCCCGGCGTCCGGACGGGGTACGGGTCACGCCGGACGAGTCTGCCAGCCATCGGGCCACGGGTGCGGCCCGGGGGCGCCGGATACACCACGGGCGAGACGGTCACCCGTCTCGCCCGCAATGCCGTGCGTTATATGAACGGCCCTCATGGACCGATAGAGGACGACTTCACGTCGCTCGCCATCCTGACCCACCCGGTCCGAACCGGGTGCGGCAATCAGGAAGTACGTCCGGGACGTTATCGGTTACGCGTGGTACGTCGCGGTTCCTTGATCCAACTGTTATGACCGATGAACCGGCTCCGACTTCCAAGAATGTCCAGGTTCGAGGGCCTTCGGAGGCACCTACTCGCCATTGGGTCAGCGGATCGGAGCAAAGGATCGGCTCCTCGCCCAATCGGCGATGGACCGAACGGATGACGGTACCGGCGACATCCGACTCGGCTTGACCAAGGTCAATACTTCCGGCCGGGTCAGCGACTGCCAGTCAGCTCGGCGACTGCCGGGGCCAGCTCGGCGACTTCCGGTCAGCTCAGCGCGCCTCGACGAGCGGCAGGGTACGGCCGACGCCGCCACCGGGCAGCGCGATCGAGGAGAAGTGCGAGACCACCCGGTCGTCGGTCGGATCGTCCGCCGGGGTGTGGTGCACCGCGAGATGCCGGTAGAGCGTGTCCCGCTGGGCCGGAATCCGGCCGGCGGAACGGATCATCCAGATCAGCTCGTGCAGGTTGGACCGGTGCTTGGCACCGGCCGAGGAGATGACGTTCTCCTCCAGCATGATCGAGCCGAGGTCGTCGACCCCCATGTGCAGGGCGAGCTGGCCGACGTCCTTTCCGGTGGTCAGCCAGGACGCCTGAAGGTGCGGGACGGTCTCGAAGAACAACCGGGCCACCGCGATCAGCCGCAGGTACTCCAGGGTGGTCGCCTGGGTACGCCCCTTGAGATGGTTGTTCTCCGCCTGGTACGTCCACGGAATGAAGGACCGGAAGCCCCCGGTACGGTCCTGGACGTCCCGGATCATCCGCATGTGCTCGATCCGCTCGGCGTTCGTCTCGCCGGTGCCCATCATCATCGTCGCGGTGGACTCGATCCCTTGGCGGTGGGCGAGTTCCATCACCTCGAGCCAGCGGGCACCCGACTCCTTCAGCGGAGCGATGGCCTTACGCGGCCGGTCCGGCAGCATCTCGGCGCCGGCACCCGCGATCGAGTCCAGCCCGGCCGTCTTGATCCGGCTGATCGCCTCGTCGAGCGAGACGCCGGAGACCTTCGCCATGTGCAGGATCTCGCTCGGCCCGATCGAGTGGATCACGAGCTGCGGGTACGCCTTCTTGACCGAGGAGAAGAGTTCCTCGTAGTACTCCACGCCGTAGTCGGGGTGGTGGCCACCCTGCAACATCACCTGGGTCGCGCCCAACTCGACCGCCTCGCCGCACCGGCGCAGGATCTCCTCGGTCGGGTGGGTCCAGCCCTCCTTGTGCTTGGGCGCACGGTAGAAGGCGCAGAACTTGCAGGCGGTCACGCAGACGTTGGTGTAGTTGATGTTGCGGTCGATCAGGTACGTCACGATGTTGTCCGGGTACCGCCGTCGGCGTACCGCGTCCGCCGCCTCGCCCAGCGGGTGCAGGGGCGCCTCGGTGTAGAGCAGCAGCGCCTCCTCGGGCGTGATCCGCCCGCCGTCCGCGCCGCGCTGCAGGATGCTGTCGATTTCCCGGCTCAACGTCACAGAACCGAGGGTACGCCGCACCCGGTCGGACCAGCACTCGCCGCCCGTGGATGTCGGCGGGCCCACCCTCGGGCCGTCGGGAGCCCTCTCCGAGGACGCGTCTGCGTGCCGCGTCGACAAGGGGTGCGTTGCCGGCCGCACCGGTGAGGGGCGCGTCGCGGGCCGTACCGGTGAGGGGCGCGTCGCGGGCCGTACCGGATCATCAGGAGATGTTCACCAACACGTGGGAGCGGCTGCGCCAGCGGCTGGCGGCCGTCGTACCGGGGCAATCCCCCGGCCGGCCCGCCAGCGGGCCGGGTGCCGACGGACCGGAGCTGGTGCGGGCGCTGGCGGACCGGGCCGACCGGCTACACCGCGAGGGGAAGCCGGATCTCGCCGCCGAGTCGCTGACCGAGGCCGTGGCGCTGAGCCGGGACGTCGGCGGCGCCAAGTGGGGCGACGCGCTGACGCACCTGGCGGACGTGCTGGCCCAGGCCGGCCGCGCCGACGAGGCGGTGACCGTCGCTCGGGCGGCGGTGGCCGCGTTCGGCGACCAGCGGAGCACGGGGCGGGCCGAGGCGCTGCGCCGGCTCGGCCGGCACCTGCTCTCCGGCGGCAGCTCCGACGAGGCGGTGGCAACGATCCAGGAGGCGGTGGAGCTGTACGCGGCGCTCGCCGGCCCGCTCGCGATGCGGAACGCCAAGGCCCAGTCCACGGCCCAGTACGACCTGGCCGTGGCGCTCGGCATCGTCGAACGGTACGAGGAGGCGCTCGCCGCCGCGACCGAGCCGTTACTGGTGTTGCGGCTCCAGGACCGCCTGCACGTCTCCCGGGGCCGCCGGCGGTACGCGGACCTGCTGTTCCGGATCGCGTACTGGCAGGGGGAACTGGACCGGCCGGCCGAGGCGGTGGCGACGGCGCGGGAGGCGGTCGCCCAGCTCCGGCGGGTCGTCGCCGCCGACCCGCTGGACGACGACCTGGACGACCTGGCCCGCGTCCTGCTGGTACTGGCCCGGCAACTCCGCCGAGTCGACCACGACGCCGAGGCGGTGCCGCCATTGCGGGAGGCGGTCGCGATCTGGCGACGCCTACCCGACGGCGACGACGGCCTGGCGGAGTCGTCGGTCGACCTCAGCCGCCTGTACCAGGACCTCGGCGGCCACGAGGACGAGGCACTGGCGGCGCACCAGGATGCGGTCGACGCCACCCGGCGGCTGGTCGCGGGCGATCCCGAGCGGTACGAAGCCAAGCTGGCGTGGCTGCACGCCGAGGGTGGGCGCCGGGCGGAGGCGCCGGATGAGCTGGACCGGCGGGGCCTTCCCGGACCCGGCTGAGCATCCCCCGGGCCTTCCCACGCGTCAGCCGGGCCTTCCCACGCGTCAGGTGGTGCAGCTTCCGTTGTCCGGGTTCACGCACTTGGCCCGGCTCCACAGCGTCTCGAAGTTGTTGTGGAAGTCGTTCCAGACGGTCGGGTGTTCGATCTTCATCAGCGTCTCGTCGTGATCGGTCAGCGCGGGGTCGGTGACGTTGTGCGAACCGGTGAAGACCACGCTCCGGCCGGCCACCCCGGCGAAGGTGCCCCGGATGATGATGTTCTTCGAGTGCAGGGTGACGACCCGGCCGTCGACGTTGCTGGCCTCGGCGTCGTGGTACTTCTTCAGCGAGACGTTCGGCTGACCGTTCAGCGTGGCGTACGCGGTGGCGCCCATCGTGCCGTAGACGACCCGTACCCGGCAGCCCATCCGGCCGATCCGGCGCAGTTCGCTGGCGACCTGCGGGCGGGCGTCGGTGAACTGGGCGTGCGCCACGTCCACGGAACAGCCGCTGGCGTACGCGTTCACCTCGGCCAGCCGGTTCGCCAGGGTGTCACTGTCCGCCCGGGGCGAGTGGTAGACGGTGACGTCCGTGGTCGGCGACTTGTAGTAGCCGTTGGCGGCGTTGAAGTAGTCGTTGTTCTTGCGCTGCGCCCGCATGTCGTTGAAGTACGCGGTGAAGTGGTCGTACAGCTCGTAGTCCTCGTGCACGACCAGCGCGCTGTTGAACAGGTTGTTCTGGCTGAAGGTGAGGTTCTGCGAGCTGACGAAGACCACCCGCTTCATCGTGCCGCTGGTGGAGAAGGTGAAGACCTTGTTGTGGTTGATCGAGTTGCTCTTGTTGCCGATGCAGGCCGTCGAGCCGGACACCGTGGACGAGGTCTTGCCGCAGATCACCAGGTCGTCGAGGTTGGCCGAGTTCAGCACCGTCATCGCGGCGTTGTCCGCGCCGGTGTTCACCCCGCCGCCGGTCTCGTCCAGGACGATCCGGACGATCACGCCCCGGGCCTGGGCCCGCTTGAGCGCCTCGGCCACCACCGGAGAACTCCAGCTGTACATGAGGCCCCGGATGTAGCCGCCGGCCGGAGCGCCGTCGGCGAGCCGGACCAGCTCGTCTTCGATGGTCCGGTCCCGGGTGCCGTCGTCGGCCGGGATATTGAACCGGGTGTACGCCGAGAACGGGTCGGCCGCCGTCACCGCGCCGTCATCGGCGTCGAGCGGGCCGGCCGGTGCGGCTGGCACCGACGGGCTGGCCGCCATGGCGGGCGGTACGGGCAGCGCCGCCGCCAGCAGGCCGAGCGCCGCACAGGACGCCAACCCGATCCGGACCTGGACACGACGTGTACGGAGCATCCTCATGACTACCTTGGTAGTACAGATCCTTCAGCAAGGCAACGATGTACGTAGATATTTTTCACCACCGACATCGGCCGGTCACCTCGCCTCCCGAACCGCGTCGGAGCGTGATGAAAAGCCACCGATCGCGGACGTCCAGGTGCCCTGCGGTAATCGTTACGGCCCGTCAGTCCTCCGGCGGCGGTGGTTCGTCCGCTCCCCTGGCCTTCCACGGCTGGTGTTCCTCGATCCAGCGCTCTACGTCCGCCGCCCACCAGACCGCGCCACCGGCCAGACGGTCCACGGGCTCCGGGAAGTCTGTCCTGCTGGTGAGCTGTACGACGCGAACCCGGGACACGCCAAGGCGCTCCTGCAGTTCCGCTGAGCCGTACAGCTTCCGGACCATGCCCGTAGCTTCCGTATGCCAGCCCCTTGCAGATCTGAAAGTCCTACCCGGGTCACCCATATGTGCTGGTGGAGCCACTTCCTGCCATTCGAGACCACCCTGTCGAACTTGACAGGGGGTCGCCCATGGCGTGTGCTACAGGGGTTCAACCAATGGGTAGCGGTCCGGCTCAGGGCAGGTGCGATCTCCCAGGGCCGGGCCTGCCCGACCCTGACGGAGAGGTGACGCTCGTGTTCAGTGCCGATCTACCGCACCAGCCCGTACCGATTACGGGAACCGGGCCGGCACCCCATCCCCGGGGATCCGATCCGAGCGTGATCAACATGTCGCTGCCGGTTCACGTGTGCGTCCGCTGCGCTATCGCGCTGGCGACCGGGGACCGGGGACATAACTGCATTGAGAGCGACCCCGGGCGGAGCCCGGCGGCGGCCATGCGCGACTGGCGCTGTGAGTGTCCCTGCCAGCCGTAACCCGAACCGGCTGGCAGAAAGCGGCCCGAACCCCGTGGGGGGGTCCGGGCCGTTGGCTGAAGAAGGGGCAGCCCGGACAGCGAGCAGCGTCCCTCCGGCCGTCCCGGCCGCCCATGAGGCGATCAGTCCGGCCCCGGCTACGGTGCACCGATGCCCGTACGCCAACACCCCGAGGATCGCCTCGACTCGCTGCTGGACGCCGACGACGGCACCGCGCTCGCCCGGTTCTGCATGTACGACGACGACGGCGAATCCGTCGCCGCCGACGTACAGCCGCTGCCCGGGGCCGCCCTGACCGCGGTAGCCGCGCAGGCCCGGCGCGATCTCGCCGGGGTGCGACTGGACACGCCGGACGAGGGGCTGGCCGACGCCCTGGTGGCGGGTGGGCTCGCACTCCACCAGGCCACCACGGAGTTACGTCACGACCTGGCCGAACTGCCGGCGCCGCCGGTACTGCCCGCCGGCTGGACGCTTGCCGAACCGGGCTGGGACGCCGACCTCGCGCGGGCGTGCGACGCGGCGTACGGCCCGGACCATCCGAACTGGCGGTGGCAGTCCGGCGACAACGAGCAGATGCGGGCGATATTCGACGCCGGCGATCCGGTCCCGCCGCTGCGGTCTGCCTCGGCCCGGGTGGTGGGTCCGGACGGGCGCAGCGCCGGCCACGTGCTGTGCGCCGGCCCGGTGCCGTGGACCGACGACGTATGCGGCTGGATCCTCGACATCGCGGTGGCGCCGCACGCCCAGGGCAACGGACTCGGCCGGGCCCTGCTGACGCACGCCCTGCGCGGCACCCGCGAGGCCGGGTTGTCGACCCTCGGGCTCTCGGTGCTGGATCGCAACCCGGCCCGCCGGCTGTACGACAACGCCGGTTTCCGGACGCACGCCCGGGTGTTCTCGGTGCTGCTGCCCCCGACCGCCGACAGCACCGGAACGCAGTGATGCGACACCACACCCGTCAGGGCGTCACACGGGGCTGACCGCCCACCGCGCCACGCCGCCAGAGCGGGTCAGTTGTACATGTACAGGTAGTAGTAGCCCTGCGGCTCACCGCTGCGCCACTCGTAGTGGCAGCTGTAGTAACGCCACGCTCCACCGGCGACGAGGCTGTCGCCGAAGTAGCGGCAGGCTTCCAGGGTGTAGTAGGAGCCGAAGGGGTAGTTGTCGGGACCGGCAATCGCGGCCGGGCGGGCGACCGGCGCCGCGGCCTGCGCCGGGGCGCCAAGGCCGACCAGCAGTGCGCCGCTGGCGCTGGCGAGCGCCACCATCGTCCGGACTCTACGCATGGGACCTCCACGGAGTGAGCGTGCTTTCGCTGCACACAAAGATAGTCAATCTTCGATCTATAGCTCATGGCCCACCGAAGCTTGCCGCCATCCGCGCAAGCCCACCAATCCGTCGATGGTGATCTATGTCCACCTTCATCGAAACGAAGGCAACCACCCATGCGTCGTAGTCGACTACCACGGTGTCGGTGATCGGGCCGGACTGGCAGCGTGCGGCGAGCGGTGACCCGGTCGAGCACTGCTCCGTTCTCAGTT
The nucleotide sequence above comes from Plantactinospora soyae. Encoded proteins:
- a CDS encoding demethylmenaquinone methyltransferase is translated as MTRTPSGRRASLDKQPHEVAAMFDEVASRYDLTNTVISFGQDRRWRRATLAALDLKPGDQVLDVGAGTGVSTAELATSGAYAVGLDLSIGMLRAGRRVRPEVPLLAGDALRLPFPDESFDAVTISLALRNVVDTEAALREMARVTRPGGRLVVCEFSTPTNPVFRTVYLSYLMRSLPAVARAVASNPDAYVYLAESVRAWPDQAGLAGQIARAGWQRVAWRNLTGGIVALHRATRS
- the mqnC gene encoding cyclic dehypoxanthinyl futalosine synthase; this encodes MTLSREIDSILQRGADGGRITPEEALLLYTEAPLHPLGEAADAVRRRRYPDNIVTYLIDRNINYTNVCVTACKFCAFYRAPKHKEGWTHPTEEILRRCGEAVELGATQVMLQGGHHPDYGVEYYEELFSSVKKAYPQLVIHSIGPSEILHMAKVSGVSLDEAISRIKTAGLDSIAGAGAEMLPDRPRKAIAPLKESGARWLEVMELAHRQGIESTATMMMGTGETNAERIEHMRMIRDVQDRTGGFRSFIPWTYQAENNHLKGRTQATTLEYLRLIAVARLFFETVPHLQASWLTTGKDVGQLALHMGVDDLGSIMLEENVISSAGAKHRSNLHELIWMIRSAGRIPAQRDTLYRHLAVHHTPADDPTDDRVVSHFSSIALPGGGVGRTLPLVEAR
- a CDS encoding tetratricopeptide repeat protein; its protein translation is MFTNTWERLRQRLAAVVPGQSPGRPASGPGADGPELVRALADRADRLHREGKPDLAAESLTEAVALSRDVGGAKWGDALTHLADVLAQAGRADEAVTVARAAVAAFGDQRSTGRAEALRRLGRHLLSGGSSDEAVATIQEAVELYAALAGPLAMRNAKAQSTAQYDLAVALGIVERYEEALAAATEPLLVLRLQDRLHVSRGRRRYADLLFRIAYWQGELDRPAEAVATAREAVAQLRRVVAADPLDDDLDDLARVLLVLARQLRRVDHDAEAVPPLREAVAIWRRLPDGDDGLAESSVDLSRLYQDLGGHEDEALAAHQDAVDATRRLVAGDPERYEAKLAWLHAEGGRRAEAPDELDRRGLPGPG
- a CDS encoding phospholipase D-like domain-containing protein — its product is MRMLRTRRVQVRIGLASCAALGLLAAALPVPPAMAASPSVPAAPAGPLDADDGAVTAADPFSAYTRFNIPADDGTRDRTIEDELVRLADGAPAGGYIRGLMYSWSSPVVAEALKRAQARGVIVRIVLDETGGGVNTGADNAAMTVLNSANLDDLVICGKTSSTVSGSTACIGNKSNSINHNKVFTFSTSGTMKRVVFVSSQNLTFSQNNLFNSALVVHEDYELYDHFTAYFNDMRAQRKNNDYFNAANGYYKSPTTDVTVYHSPRADSDTLANRLAEVNAYASGCSVDVAHAQFTDARPQVASELRRIGRMGCRVRVVYGTMGATAYATLNGQPNVSLKKYHDAEASNVDGRVVTLHSKNIIIRGTFAGVAGRSVVFTGSHNVTDPALTDHDETLMKIEHPTVWNDFHNNFETLWSRAKCVNPDNGSCTT
- a CDS encoding helix-turn-helix transcriptional regulator, whose product is MVRKLYGSAELQERLGVSRVRVVQLTSRTDFPEPVDRLAGGAVWWAADVERWIEEHQPWKARGADEPPPPED
- a CDS encoding GNAT family N-acetyltransferase is translated as MPVRQHPEDRLDSLLDADDGTALARFCMYDDDGESVAADVQPLPGAALTAVAAQARRDLAGVRLDTPDEGLADALVAGGLALHQATTELRHDLAELPAPPVLPAGWTLAEPGWDADLARACDAAYGPDHPNWRWQSGDNEQMRAIFDAGDPVPPLRSASARVVGPDGRSAGHVLCAGPVPWTDDVCGWILDIAVAPHAQGNGLGRALLTHALRGTREAGLSTLGLSVLDRNPARRLYDNAGFRTHARVFSVLLPPTADSTGTQ